The genomic interval TCCCAGCACCACTCGGTGTCTTCGTCTTCGGGTTCGATCATCAGGTCATACATCAGTAGTCCACCGGACGCAAATAGTAGTCATTGATCGACGTGGTGGAGAGCATGGCGGTGGTCGGCAGGTGACGTTTCCAGTGTGTGCTCTCCAGCCGTGCTTTGACCAGAAGTATCTTCTCGCGCGGATAGCCCATCTCCTCAATCTGCTCCACGCGATACCCGCGCAACAGGAAGTACAGTATCTGGTCAGCAAGGTGGTAGGAGATACCCAGGTCGTCCTCGTCTGTCTGCCCGACAATCAGGTCGGCAGAGGCGGGCTTGGACACAATCACCTCTGGCACACCCAGATACCGCGCCAGCTGCCACACCTGCGTCTTGAACAGGTCGCCCAGCGGGTTAATGGGGGGCGAGTCGTCGGCGTGCCACGTGAAGTAGCCAAACAGCCGCTCCGTCTTATTGCCGGTACCCACAGGCAGGGCGTTCAGCTTCGCGGAGAGGTCAAACAGCACAATCATGCGCATTCGCGCCATCACGTTGCCGCGTCGTCTACCGTCGGCATCGGGTTCGTACTGCAGATAACCGTCCACGGCAGGCGTGATGTCTATCGTGCGCGAGTGGATGCCCAGCTGGTCTATCACCAGCTGCGCGTGTTCCAGGCTCTCCGTGCTGCTGGTGCGGTAAGGCATACGGATGCCCCACACATTCTCTGCACCCAGAGCACGAGCGCACAAGAACGCCGTCACTGATGAGTCGACCCCACCGGACAGTCCCACCACGGCGCGGTAGAACCCCCGTCGGCGTATCATCTCGTCGCGCAGGAACTCTACCAGCCACTCGGTGACCAGCGGTGCATTGATGCGCAGCAGCTCCTCGGCGTCGTGTGTGCGCTCAGGGGCTTGGATGACTTCCAGTTTGCTCATTGTCGGTGCCTCGCATGTTGCTCTGCGGCGATTTCCTGCATCTCTATCAACAGGTCTGCCAGTCCCGCCTCCAGGTCAGCGAGCAGGGGAGCGTTCGCCCGTGCGATCGCTATCTCTTCGGTGTCGATAGTAGCGGTAATCATTGCTTCCCTCATCAGGGGAGCAGACACCACCACCTGCCCGAAGGGGTTCACCACCATCGAGTTCCCGACGAAGCCCTTGCCTCCCTCAAAGCCCACCAGGCTGGCGTTCACCACCCACACTCCATGCTCTTCCGCCATGTTACACAGCAGCTGCTGCCACTTCATGGCGTTGCCCACGCTCTCACCGTGAAAGCCCCTGCCGGGTGAGGCGGCAATCACGTAAAACACCTCGGCTCCCTTCAAGGCGGCGATGGCTCCCGTAATCGAGTGCCACACATCTTCACAGATTAATACGGTGGCGGGACCGAATCGCGTGGGGAATACCTCAATGTTACGCCCTCGCGCCACAAAACGCTTCTCCTGAAACACGCCGTAGGTGGGCAGGAAGAACTTGCGATGTGTGTGCACAGTGCGGCACGATTCGGACTGTGCGCTGAGGGTGAGGTAGAGGGCGGAGTTATAATACTTACCGTGCCACACCTCATAGAAACCCAGCACCACATCCAGCGGCTCTGGTCGCGCAAAGGGCAGATAGCGTTTCACCAGCGCCTCCAGTATCTGCTCGCGTGTTCGCGCCGCTTCGCGCACACCGCCCTCCAGAAAATATCCCGAAGTGATGGTTTCGGGAAACACCACGACATCAGCGGGCACGCCGTCTTCCACAATCTGACGCAATATCTCGGCGACCCTGTCCAGATTGTGCTCCACATCGCCCTTGCGTG from Bacillota bacterium carries:
- a CDS encoding NAD+ synthase, whose product is MEVIQAPERTHDAEELLRINAPLVTEWLVEFLRDEMIRRRGFYRAVVGLSGGVDSSVTAFLCARALGAENVWGIRMPYRTSSTESLEHAQLVIDQLGIHSRTIDITPAVDGYLQYEPDADGRRRGNVMARMRMIVLFDLSAKLNALPVGTGNKTERLFGYFTWHADDSPPINPLGDLFKTQVWQLARYLGVPEVIVSKPASADLIVGQTDEDDLGISYHLADQILYFLLRGYRVEQIEEMGYPREKILLVKARLESTHWKRHLPTTAMLSTTSINDYYLRPVDY
- a CDS encoding beta-ureidopropionase, which codes for MKIRVVAVQFKPRKGDVEHNLDRVAEILRQIVEDGVPADVVVFPETITSGYFLEGGVREAARTREQILEALVKRYLPFARPEPLDVVLGFYEVWHGKYYNSALYLTLSAQSESCRTVHTHRKFFLPTYGVFQEKRFVARGRNIEVFPTRFGPATVLICEDVWHSITGAIAALKGAEVFYVIAASPGRGFHGESVGNAMKWQQLLCNMAEEHGVWVVNASLVGFEGGKGFVGNSMVVNPFGQVVVSAPLMREAMITATIDTEEIAIARANAPLLADLEAGLADLLIEMQEIAAEQHARHRQ